The Fictibacillus phosphorivorans genomic sequence AACAAAACCAGCTTTGTTTTGCTGTGTTTTATTCGATGTCGATAAACGACGGAATTCGTTCAAAAGATTATACGTAATCTTCGGATGAAGATAAGCACCACCTTCGGCAACAACACGAACCGCTTCAATCAATGAATCAGCATCCATCTCTTTTAGGAGGTAACCAGATGCACCTGTTTGAACCGCATGTGATACATACGTCTCATCATCGTGGATCGAAAGAATAATCACCTTCGTATCAGGAGACTTCTCAACTAAACGGCGAGTTGCTTCAACTCCGTTGATGTTTGGCATATTGATGTCCATCAATACCACATCTGGATTATGATCACGGACGATATTTTCCGCTTCAGAGCCATCATCACCTTCAGCAACAACAGAGAATTGATCTTCCATATCTAGAATGCGTTTTACTCCTTCGCGGAACAAACGGTGGTCATCGATAATCGCTATTCTTGTTTTCTCTGGTGCTGAGGCGTTATTTTCGTACACATTGACATGATTCATGTGTGAACCCTCCTAGTCTTGAATGGGAATTTGAATATAAACACTTGTACCGAAGTTTATGCGGGATTTCACTTTTAAAGTTCCTTCGAGCAGTTCGACCCGCTCTCTCATCCCCATCATGCCAAAGGAATTTGATTTGGTCGGCTGCGCCATATCGAATCCTTTGCCATCATCTCGGATATATAATGAAATAAATTTTTGAGTAAACTCAAGTTTTACTTCAATCAGATTCGCTTCAGAGTGCTTAACCGCATTGCTCACCGACTCTTGGATCAAACGAAAAATGGCAATTTCCATCTTATTCGGAAACCGTCGAGTCTGACCAAGCGCATGAAGCTCAACCTCTTTTCCAGTACTTTCTTTCACATTTCGCAAATATTTGTCTAATGTCGGAACGATACCTAGATCATCTAGAGCCATCGGACGCAGGTCGTAGATGATTCTACGTACCTCTTTTAAAGAGTCGCGGACCATAACCCGTAAATCTTTTATTTCAACACGAGCAGCCTCAGTTCCTTTTTCTACAAAGATTTTCTCTAACAGTTCCGAGCGAATAAGCACATTTGCCATCAATTGTGCTGGCCCGTCATGAATTTCACGTGACACTCGTTTACGCTCTTCTTCTTGAGCTTCGATGATCTGAAGTCCAAACTCTTGTTTCTGCTGAGCATTTTGAACAAGTTCGTTAATTTTTCTTAAATCACCGTTGAGGTAATTTAGAACAACTGAAATTTGACCTGCAAGAGACTCCGCTTTTTGAACGGTTTCGTTCAGAGCACCAATTCTCCGCTCCAGCTCATCTCTTTTCTCTCGAAGCTGTTTCTCTGTTTGACGGATGATAGACAATTCAATCTGATACTTATTTGCATTCTCATACGCATCACGAATATCAGATTCGCTATACTTTTGAAAATGCTTGCTCACCTCTGCCAGTCGAGTCCGTGCTAGCTTTGCATATTCCTCGGTCCGGTCAGATTTATAAATGACCTCAATGACCTGTTGCTTTACTAACTCTAGCTCACGGCGGAGCTGTTGAAACTCTTGGCGAGAATGTTCACTGATCTCAAAGATTTGTGATTGGCTTGCCGTAACTGTATCGATGGTCTGATTCAGTATTCCGTCCAACAAATGTGGATCTATCGTTAACTTAGCTGCAGTCATGTAAATTTCCCCCAATTTAAACGATAAAGAAGTGGAACCGGAAGTTCTAGAACCATCTTGCCTAATTTATATACAGGACTTATTACCCAATGAGACGAACGATACAACGAAGACATTAATCCTTCTAATATACTACATTCGCCAAGATGTGGAATTTTATGACTTTTCTTGCTAAAAAAATTTAAGAATTTGAATGCAATTTATAATCGCCTTATAATGAAGGATAACACGATACTCTTGAAACATGAAGATTATTCGACAAATTTGACATGGAATTCATAATATTCACTACTCAAAGGAGCTTTCTTATATATGCTTGCTAATTATCTAACCGTAAAAAATGAAGGACAGCACGAAATCGTAATAGAAAAATCGCGTTTTATCGCTCATATTGCACGAGCTACAACAGAGGAAGAAGCTCAAGAATTCATTCAGAAGATTAAAAAAGAACATAACAGTGCTACACATAACTGTTCTGCCTACTTGATCGGAGAAACAGATAACATTCAAAAAGCGAATGATGACGGTGAACCAAGTGGTACAGCGGGTGTTCCGATGTTAGAAGTACTTAAGAAGCGTGAATTAAAAGATACCGTTGCTGTTGTCACACGTTACTTCGGCGGAATCAAATTAGGTGCTGGAGGACTTATCCGTGCATACGGCAAATCTGTCTCAGAAGGCCTCAATCATATTGGCGTTGTAGAACGTCAACTTCAACAGATCGTCCACATCACCGTGGATTACACGCTTTTAGGAAAAATGGAGAATGAACTGCGCAACTCTGTTTACCCCATCAAAGAGATGAATTACATGGAAAAAGTGGAGATTCAGATGTATGTACCGATAAAAGAAAAAGAAACGTTTAGGGAATGGATCATCGACCTTTCTAATGCACAAAGTGAGATTGTATTTGGTAAAGAAGAGTATTTAGAGAAGACAATTTAATAATTTTTGTCATATGAGATAAAACTAATGCAGAGTTTACTTTCCTGGAAAGGTGCAATTCCATGAACCTTCAACTTTTCATTGCTTTTATCTCATGTTTTTTTATCGCTCTTTTCATAACACCACTTGTTTCATATTTAGCCAAAAAAATCGGCGCTGTGGATAAGCCGAATAAAAGAAAAGTACATAGTGAAGTAAAGCCTCGGTTAGGCGGCCTAGCCATTTATGTTGCCTTTTTAGCTGGCCTATTCCTTCTACCAATCGATAACCATACAACCACTTTTATTTTTCTCAGTACATTGATCATCGTGATAACTGGTGTTTTAGATGATATGTATGAACTTTCAGCTAAACAAAAACTTCTTGGTCAGTTCTTATCTGCTTTTGTTTTAATTTATGGTGAATTTGTGATTGATTATATTACGATTCCATATTTCGGCTTAGTGGAACTTCAACTTATGAGTATCCCTCTGACGTTACTTTGGTTTATTGGATTAATCAATGCCATTAACCTTATTGATGGTTTAGATGGGCTTGCAGGAGGAGTTTCTACGATTGCACTCTCTACTATATTAATCATGGCCATAGGTAAAGAACAAATTCTTGTCATTATGCTCTGTGTCATTGTGACGGGAAGCACACTAGGCTTTTTATTCTTTAATTTTTATCCAGCTAAGATCTTTATGGGTGATACGGGTTCACAGCTATTGGGTTTATTAATAGCACTTATCTCAATCTCTGGTTTCTTTAAAAGCGTTACGTTCTTATCCCTATTCGTCCCGATTATGATACTGGGTGTTCCCTTTATGGACACTACCTTTGCGATATTGAGGCGCTTGGTGAACAAGCAAAAGTGGTCCCAGCCTGATAAATCTCATTTGCACCACAGGCTGTTAGCGAGAGGATTCAGCCATCCCAAAACAGTTTTAATGATCTATGGAATCAGTATTTTCTTTAGCGTCCTAGCATTCGCATTTTCACTGTCCACTTTAGAAGAGTCGTTCTTCTTGTTTCTACTACTGCTTGTTACGATTGAACTTGCAGCAGAATTTTTGGGGTTAATGGGGCAGAAGAAACCTCTTACTCATTTTTTAACCGGATTTTTAGCTCCTCATAAAAAGAAACCGTAACAAAAAAGCTGCTATGAGACATTCTCAAAGCAGCTTTTGCATTTAATTTTGCGTTTCTTCACTATAATCAGAAGCATCTGACTCACTTGAATCTGTTTCTGTGTTGGTTGTTTCCGATGCAGAAACTTCTTGTCCTAATTGCATTTTCAACTCATTTTGAATATTAGCTAATCCCTCTTCGGTCGGTACGAAGTAATAAACACCATTGATTGTATCGTCAACACCTTCAAGTGTTAAGCTGTCAATTTTCTTATTTCCGTACTTATTCTTTAACGTGTACATTTCACGAACAGAAAGATTCGTCTCAACATTATCACCGATGTGTTTTGCGATATCACTAAAGTTCAACAGAGTACTTACAGAAGCACTTTCTTTGATAGCAGCTTGGATGACCTGTTTTTGTCTTTCGCTTCGTCCAAAGTCACCTCTAGGATCTTGTTTTCTCATACGAACATATGCCAGTGCTTCTTGACCATCAAGAGTCATTTCGCCTTCTTTAAAATAAATCTTGTGTTTGTTAGATCCAGCTTCTCCATCACTTACTTCAGAGAAATCAAATGGAACATCAACGGTTACCCCACCAAGTTCATCGATAACATCCTTAAATCCTTTAAAGTTCACTGTAGCATAATAATCAATCGGAACATCGAGTAATTCTTCTACTGTTTCAATGGTTAGCTCTTTACCACCATATGCATGTGCATGGTTGATTTTTGTTTGACCATGTCCTTTAATATCAACGTAAGTATCACGTGGAATACTTAGCATTTTAATTGAATTCTTATC encodes the following:
- a CDS encoding response regulator, which produces MNHVNVYENNASAPEKTRIAIIDDHRLFREGVKRILDMEDQFSVVAEGDDGSEAENIVRDHNPDVVLMDINMPNINGVEATRRLVEKSPDTKVIILSIHDDETYVSHAVQTGASGYLLKEMDADSLIEAVRVVAEGGAYLHPKITYNLLNEFRRLSTSNKTQQNKAGFVEVEYRKPLHILTRRECEVLQLLADGRSNRTIGEELYISEKTVKNHVSNILQKMNVNDRTQAVVEAIKNGWVKVR
- a CDS encoding sensor histidine kinase translates to MTAAKLTIDPHLLDGILNQTIDTVTASQSQIFEISEHSRQEFQQLRRELELVKQQVIEVIYKSDRTEEYAKLARTRLAEVSKHFQKYSESDIRDAYENANKYQIELSIIRQTEKQLREKRDELERRIGALNETVQKAESLAGQISVVLNYLNGDLRKINELVQNAQQKQEFGLQIIEAQEEERKRVSREIHDGPAQLMANVLIRSELLEKIFVEKGTEAARVEIKDLRVMVRDSLKEVRRIIYDLRPMALDDLGIVPTLDKYLRNVKESTGKEVELHALGQTRRFPNKMEIAIFRLIQESVSNAVKHSEANLIEVKLEFTQKFISLYIRDDGKGFDMAQPTKSNSFGMMGMRERVELLEGTLKVKSRINFGTSVYIQIPIQD
- a CDS encoding glycosyltransferase family 4 protein, which codes for MNLQLFIAFISCFFIALFITPLVSYLAKKIGAVDKPNKRKVHSEVKPRLGGLAIYVAFLAGLFLLPIDNHTTTFIFLSTLIIVITGVLDDMYELSAKQKLLGQFLSAFVLIYGEFVIDYITIPYFGLVELQLMSIPLTLLWFIGLINAINLIDGLDGLAGGVSTIALSTILIMAIGKEQILVIMLCVIVTGSTLGFLFFNFYPAKIFMGDTGSQLLGLLIALISISGFFKSVTFLSLFVPIMILGVPFMDTTFAILRRLVNKQKWSQPDKSHLHHRLLARGFSHPKTVLMIYGISIFFSVLAFAFSLSTLEESFFLFLLLLVTIELAAEFLGLMGQKKPLTHFLTGFLAPHKKKP
- a CDS encoding LCP family protein; its protein translation is MDERNRIIRRNRKKRKKKRLLLGCSVFFLILLGVGGFLFYNVYQAANNSFSALDRGEHSKLREESVAIGKDPINILIMGIEDYSSGGAHGRTDSLMVASVNPDKNSIKMLSIPRDTYVDIKGHGQTKINHAHAYGGKELTIETVEELLDVPIDYYATVNFKGFKDVIDELGGVTVDVPFDFSEVSDGEAGSNKHKIYFKEGEMTLDGQEALAYVRMRKQDPRGDFGRSERQKQVIQAAIKESASVSTLLNFSDIAKHIGDNVETNLSVREMYTLKNKYGNKKIDSLTLEGVDDTINGVYYFVPTEEGLANIQNELKMQLGQEVSASETTNTETDSSESDASDYSEETQN
- a CDS encoding YigZ family protein; the protein is MLANYLTVKNEGQHEIVIEKSRFIAHIARATTEEEAQEFIQKIKKEHNSATHNCSAYLIGETDNIQKANDDGEPSGTAGVPMLEVLKKRELKDTVAVVTRYFGGIKLGAGGLIRAYGKSVSEGLNHIGVVERQLQQIVHITVDYTLLGKMENELRNSVYPIKEMNYMEKVEIQMYVPIKEKETFREWIIDLSNAQSEIVFGKEEYLEKTI